A window from Citrus sinensis cultivar Valencia sweet orange chromosome 3, DVS_A1.0, whole genome shotgun sequence encodes these proteins:
- the LOC102618712 gene encoding uncharacterized protein LOC102618712, with the protein MKGLIWATAVDSKHQKRVLSLYRQILRSLNSPKLELSLAARLAKKAEARAIFMVGSEERSIHNIQDLIDTAEYALSLLKEGKIPKHIQ; encoded by the coding sequence ATGAAGGGTCTAATATGGGCCACAGCAGTAGACTCTAAGCATCAGAAGCGGGTACTATCTTTGTATCGGCAGATCTTACGGAGCCTCAACTCTCCCAAATTGGAGCTTAGTTTAGCAGCAAGACTTGCAAAGAAAGCAGAGGCTCGGGCCATATTCATGGTTGGGTCTGAAGAGCGGTCCATTCACAACATTCAAGATCTCATCGACACTGCTGAGTATGCTCTTTCCCTCTTAAAAGAGGGAAAAATCCCCAAGCACATACAATAA